The following nucleotide sequence is from Salvia splendens isolate huo1 chromosome 2, SspV2, whole genome shotgun sequence.
TGCAATTTTgcaaatcagagcctccaaacctTCAAAGGGGTGGCTAGgttcacaaaaacacaaccAATCCAGTCAATAAACAGATAATCAGATGTTATTCATCACAAAAACTTCATCATATGACATCAAACAAGATCAATTCATGCCAAAACAGCCTCCAAACCAAGCAAAGGGGTGGCTCAGAATTGAGAAAATACCCACAGTTTAGATGAGATCTTTCATGCCAGGCAACAAAATAAGCAGCATAGCTTTCTCATTCTCGGTGTACTCCACCTTTGATGAAGAAGCTGGTTGAGGTCCAGATTCGTCACAGGAGAGGGACGGTTCAGACCCGTCGAAGCCCTCAGCCGGCGGTTGGCGTTCAGACCCGTCAAAGCCGTCAGACGGTGGCTGGATTTCAGATCCGTCGAAGAAACAAGCCGGTGGGGGAAGCTCAGATTCATGGACGACCTCAGACCCATCAACGCCCGCAAACCATCTCCGATGTCCAGATCGGTGGTAACAATCGACCACACGGTCGATTTCCCACCGTTCAATCACTTCCGGTGGTGTATCAGGGACTATTAGGGTTTCACACTCCGACAATGGATCCCAACCTTCCGCCATGAGAAGCGAATAGAGAGAGACGGGAATGGTGGAGTGATAATAGTAGGAGCCGATTAGGGGTCCAACAATTTAGATCGGCGATTGGAGTAGGAGGCGATTAGGGTTCGGGAATGGGGGAGACGGGAAATGGTGGAGAGCGAGAGTAGATGAAAGTCAAATGAGGGGGGTTGGGGGGTTGGGGGTGGGGTGGGGGggttatgttttttgttttttattttgggtttatttttgtgtttataaTGGCATTTGAGTGTAATTTTGTTGAATAATAGGGTAAATTTCTATgtccaaaaatggaaaattcTAAATGTAACTCTAAAACTGGGACGGACTTTTTTGGCAAAATGTCACTCtaaaactgggacggagggagtataattcatTTGCATTAGTTCAATACACTATTAGCACGAAATTTTGAGGGTACACTCGTACCCCTTGTTCCTTAATAGATCCACCAGTGCTCATGAGTCATGACTAACTGTCAAGTAGCTGGTTCTTCTAGGACTTGACCTGGTGGATTGTTTGGGACCTTGGGCCAAATATGTGTAATCACATACTCCATCGGATAGAACAGTAGgtttttagtagtattattttagttatttggGCTAATGTACAATTTATTTCCCGCTACAACTACCAAACTAAAAATtggtataaataaaaaaatatacacataatAAACCGCGCATGTGATACAAAATATTTGGGGAGTAACAAATAGTACGAGTGCTCGGATTTCAACTTCAATATTTCAAACACACTACACTAACATGTGTATGTGAAATGTTTGAATTGATGAGAGTATATATAAACATTAGGTAAACCGGAAAGGTTGGGGTGTGGAAAAAGACACTTGGCCTTTCGAAATTTATGATAGATAGATAGAAACATTACatgaaaaaaaaggagaaattcCTCTACCCCAAACATAATCATTAGTAACTAATCACCCTACTTATTAGTACTATGCTCCAACTACTAACTCAATTAATATAGTACAATTTGAACAGAACAATCAATCACCTTTATTTAACGTCCGATCAATACTTCCCCTAATTATAGCCCATAGCTTAAAAACATGATAACAATCCTCATTTTTCCATCAACGGCCGTGATCAGTTCCAAAGAGGCTGCTCGGACGAAAAACCGAGATCGTCATCGTCCGAAAACGACGCCGTGGTGGAATCGATGATGTAGGTAGCCAAATTATGTTGATGATAATTTTGCGAAGACATGTCCATGCAAATTATGGCCATGAGATTAGCATTTTGGGATTGCATGTTTAGTAGCTGAGCCTGGGCTTTAGCTAGTTGCTGGTGGAGGTCGTTCACTTGTTTCTGAAGCTGCCAAATAGCGCCGGCGCATCCATACACCGGCTCTCTTAGCCTCGCGTTTGCCTCGTACACCATGCTGCTCACCGCGTCCTCCCTTTGACCCTCCGGAACCTCCTGCTTTTCGCATAGCGACAAGTCTTAATTTTGTTACTTGGATTATACTCTCATTGACAAAACAGAGACAATATTATTGTACTATGAGAAGCTGTtcagtttgcaagattatatctcaagattaaatatgtactgtattataatatttggttCATCAGATTGAATCTCACTACTCAATCTTATttggataattagtcatagccacATCTCTcgaactaaaataatctcacaactcaatcttaaattacatctcatgattattttgTTTAACAAACCGAACGGTTACTAATAGTAGAATATTCTTACCTGCAAGAACTTGATGATATTGCTGGCACCAAATACACGGTGAGCAGTGCTGAACTTGAGAGGATCATGAGGTGGGAAATAAGGAGCGAGGACGCATTTTTCGACGCATCGACGGCGCAGAATCTTGCAGGCGGCGCAGGGGCTGAGCACCACCGCTGATTGAGGAGATGAGGAGGAAGACGGTGAGCTTGCACTTACGTCACTGCCCTCCATTTCTTCAAGAATTTGTTTTTGTAGATTTTCTTCAGTGTGAAGAAAAAATTTTGGTTGGGAATTTATAGAAGCAGAGCGGCGAGTCGTTTTCTTTGAACAGAAAAACTATACATTTTGATATGGTTGTTAGTTACTGTTagtataatttttctctttcttctttttgttttttaaagctGTGTGAAATTATAGAGTGCAGTTTTTGGACTTTTTGGAGGCTAGACgatttttataaattactcCCACCTTtcacaaagattgtctcactttgaccagagacggattttaagaaacgtaatgaaaagtgagttgaaaaaattagtagaatgttGGTCCTACtttaatatattagttttataataaaatgtgagttagaatgagttagtagagtatgagggtccactacaaaaaatgataaaacgtgaaatgagacaaattttataggacggacggaaatgaaaaaatgagacaatctttgttagTGAAGGAGTAACTTTCTgttttctttataaaaattgtaaaatgacGGGGCATTCGTTTTTAGACAAAACCACATGTTATATTGAAAACAATAAATTTCTACCCTTCCAATGTTGTCGGGAAATCTATTCCTCATCTGTTAATAggtgaaagaaaaagaaaggaaacagatgaagaaataaagtggaaatttctgaataatttaatatatatgtgAATTCAGTTACCTTATactaataaagaaataaatatactGATAGTGATAGAATGGTTAATATTGTACATAAATAATTTTAGTTTGAATATAATTCTAGTTTGAAATAATTCTAGTTTGAATATGTAgtgataaataattttattatatatgtgAACTTAGTTATTCCTATACTAGAGAAAAGTTATATTGTTGCCATATTGTAACACATTGGGATGCAGTAATATATAGTACTTATAGGCTTGTGGAGTACTGTTTATGAATTTGCagaagaaaaaaaggaataGGTCCACACGGCATTCAGTGGCAACAAATTGTAaccatttaaaattttcaagaaaattttaaaactgtCGACAATCTCTTGAACACAACCACTGCATTATTGTGTAGGGAAAGAATAGATATGGATATTATACTGGAGAGTTGCATCAACTTTTGGTTTTCAATATCATATTTCATGTGATATTGAATATATGCGACCtgcactaataaaataatataaataaattattgatcACATGATAGAATCGGATATGAACACCGAATCATGGGATCGGCTAATTTTGTTATGATTTGTGAGCATAaagataattataataaaaataatggaatttatattaaatcatgaatttataatttttctcaattattttttcatttttaaataatgtcTTCTAGTGATTTTTGTAAATGGATGagataatgaaaaaaattaaaatatttactcagtataatttaatattctaatatcAAATGTTATAAAACTGATTAAAATTTCATCATTTAaataattagtactagtattctTAAAAAATGATATGATATCAcctttttaaaactaatactttctTCGCCCATAAAAAATAGTTCTATTTGTAGATGACACGAGttttttaatgagaaatttggtaacgtaagagagaatgaaaaaaagtaggttaagtaagagagatattgaaaaaaaatatgtaaagtatgagagatgagaAAAGGTGGATAAAGTACGAAAAAGACATTTTCTATttacaaaaatgaaataatttttatagatatttaaaataacaaaatgtaattatttttcatggacTGAGGGAGTAGTATGTCCTTATACAAGTTTTTAtttagactaaagtcccaaaatggtccttaacatattgcgttttttttttattttggtccaaaacattatcttttgaattattcggtccctcacatttgaaatcggatcacatttggtccattttagacggttccgtcaaatatttgacgattttaattaccgggtcacaaatccgttactaactgggagaaactgatccgtcactaatccgtcactaatccgtcactaatcccaCTCCATCCCCGACTCCCACCTCGGCGTCCCCCTCCTCTAGCGCTTCGTCACCGAAGACCAAAGCAAGAAGCCTAACCAAGACTCCCCCCACCCCCTCCTCGAATCCGAGAAGCGCTACTTCGAACTCACCTTCAACAAAGAGTTCAGAGGCACCGACCTCGACTCCTACATCCCCTCCGTCCTCCACCGTGCCAAAATCATCAAAGAACAGAAAAAAATCGTCAGACTCCGCACGCTCGCCGGGGCCCCCTCCTACTGCTCCTCGTCAGTCTGGGAATCCGTCAACCTGGAGCATCCCTCGACGTTCGAGACGCTGGCGATGGAGGCGGAGCTGAAGAGAAGGATCACGGAGGATTTGGATCGGTTTGTGAGGAGGAAGGAGTTCTACAGGCGGGTGGGGAAGGTGTGGAAGAGGGGGTACCTGCTGTACGGCCCCCCGGGACGGGGAAGTCGAGCTTGATTGCGGCGATGGCGAATTATCTCAAGTTTGATATCTACGACTTGGAGCTGACGAATGTGAGGCGGGATTCGGATTTGTGGAAGCTGCTGCTCAGGCCTACTAACAGGTCCATTCTTGTCATTGAGGATATTGATTGCACCGTCGACCTTCCCGACCGGAAAGGCTCCTCCGCCGCAGCCACACCCCTCTTGAAGGCGGGAATGCCTTGAGGATTAGTGACGGGTtttgtgacggattagtgacggattggtgacggattagtgacggttcagtttctcccagtttgtgacggattagtgatggatttgtgacccggtaattaaaaccgttaaatatttgacggaaccgtctaaaatggaccaaatgtaat
It contains:
- the LOC121770118 gene encoding LOB domain-containing protein 1-like → MEGSDVSASSPSSSSSPQSAVVLSPCAACKILRRRCVEKCVLAPYFPPHDPLKFSTAHRVFGASNIIKFLQEVPEGQREDAVSSMVYEANARLREPVYGCAGAIWQLQKQVNDLHQQLAKAQAQLLNMQSQNANLMAIICMDMSSQNYHQHNLATYIIDSTTASFSDDDDLGFSSEQPLWN